A section of the Sedimentisphaera cyanobacteriorum genome encodes:
- a CDS encoding ROK family protein, which produces MNPANDNRIVLTLDAGGTNFVFSAMQDMKEIVEPVKLPAFADDLDKSLGSMVKGFSEVIEKLPQKPAAISFAFPGPADYPNGIIDNVGNLPAYAGGIPLGSYLEEKFQIPVYINNDGDLFVYGEAIAGFLPKVNSMLENAGSPTRFKNLFGITIGTGFGAGIVSNGELFIGDNSAAGEIWITRNSKYSECFAEEGVSIRAVKNKYAELAGISPQNAPEPKDIYEIANGNQEGSKQAALDSFAELGEIVGDSLANAITLIDGIIVVGGGLSAAYDMFIDSALRQMNGTISSYAGEPKPRIIQKTLDLESEEGRREFIEGKVKQLKVPGTDKEIPYDSMKRIGIGRAVLDTSRAIAIGAYAYALSELDKS; this is translated from the coding sequence ATGAATCCAGCAAATGATAACAGAATTGTATTAACCCTTGATGCAGGGGGAACGAATTTCGTTTTCTCTGCGATGCAGGATATGAAGGAAATAGTTGAGCCGGTAAAACTGCCCGCCTTCGCAGACGACTTGGATAAGAGTCTTGGTTCGATGGTGAAGGGTTTCTCTGAGGTGATCGAGAAGCTCCCGCAGAAGCCGGCGGCAATCAGCTTTGCTTTTCCCGGCCCTGCGGACTATCCCAACGGTATTATAGATAACGTAGGCAATCTTCCCGCCTATGCGGGGGGAATCCCTTTGGGCAGCTATTTGGAAGAGAAATTCCAGATACCCGTATATATAAACAACGACGGGGATTTGTTTGTTTACGGGGAGGCGATTGCCGGCTTCCTGCCTAAGGTCAACAGTATGCTCGAGAATGCAGGCTCGCCCACACGCTTCAAGAATCTGTTCGGCATAACAATCGGAACAGGCTTCGGTGCGGGGATAGTTTCAAACGGAGAGCTCTTCATAGGCGACAACTCCGCAGCAGGCGAGATATGGATCACCAGAAACAGCAAGTACTCCGAGTGCTTCGCTGAAGAGGGCGTAAGCATAAGGGCGGTAAAGAATAAGTATGCAGAGCTTGCGGGGATATCGCCGCAAAACGCTCCCGAGCCAAAGGATATTTACGAAATCGCCAACGGCAATCAAGAAGGCAGTAAGCAGGCAGCCCTGGATTCGTTTGCCGAGCTGGGTGAGATTGTTGGCGATTCGCTTGCCAACGCAATCACGCTTATAGACGGGATTATCGTAGTAGGCGGCGGGCTTTCCGCTGCGTACGATATGTTCATAGATTCAGCGTTGAGGCAGATGAACGGAACTATCAGCAGCTATGCAGGCGAGCCCAAGCCGAGAATTATTCAGAAAACCCTCGATCTGGAGAGCGAAGAAGGGCGGAGGGAATTTATCGAAGGCAAGGTTAAGCAGCTGAAGGTCCCCGGGACTGATAAAGAAATTCCATACGACTCTATGAAACGTATTGGAATCGGCAGGGCCGTCCTCGATACAAGCCGAGCCATCGCAATAGGAGCATACGCTTATGCACTGAGTGAACTGGATAAAAGCTGA
- a CDS encoding MFS transporter has translation MRIQTIPILFVFLMMGVADAMGPMSEAVRENYELSNVTATLLSFFVFIAFAVFSVPGGLLAARIGKKRLLLLGLGLNAIAMLIPCLTEPTFAVLLGCIFVLGIGTTFLQVAGNPIMHDVSAEGKYGRNLSFAQGFKGIGSSVSSYLVTAVAGFAIFKTLGWRGVFPIFFVLMAAAFIWVCTIKVNETKADVPPSLKSGLGLLKKPVYALAVLGIFLYVGSEVCMARFLLPLLEKMGLEESTATKFGPAFFFLMLTVGRLGGGAVLNFLSQRTFFRLSALMGLVGALILMFGASNIAVIGVLLSGLGFANIWPMLFSITVEKDPARGSELSGLMCMAISGGALVPLLMGQFVDMGLGTKAFIVPVVCFVYLLVLSLEKDQPKQIEPESAASS, from the coding sequence GTGAGAATCCAAACAATTCCAATACTATTTGTATTTCTGATGATGGGCGTTGCCGATGCAATGGGGCCTATGTCTGAGGCGGTAAGGGAGAATTACGAGCTCAGCAACGTAACAGCAACCCTTCTTTCATTCTTTGTATTTATAGCGTTCGCTGTTTTCAGCGTTCCGGGCGGTCTTCTTGCCGCAAGGATCGGCAAGAAAAGGCTACTTCTGCTCGGCCTCGGCCTCAATGCGATAGCAATGCTGATACCCTGCCTTACAGAACCAACATTTGCGGTTCTGCTGGGCTGCATTTTTGTTCTCGGAATCGGAACAACATTCCTTCAGGTAGCGGGCAATCCGATTATGCACGATGTGAGCGCTGAGGGCAAATACGGCCGAAACCTCAGCTTCGCGCAAGGCTTCAAGGGGATTGGAAGCTCGGTTTCCTCTTACCTTGTAACGGCTGTAGCGGGATTTGCGATATTCAAGACACTGGGCTGGAGAGGCGTATTTCCGATTTTCTTCGTGCTTATGGCAGCGGCCTTTATCTGGGTCTGCACTATCAAAGTAAACGAGACAAAGGCAGACGTTCCCCCAAGCCTGAAGTCCGGACTTGGTCTTTTGAAAAAGCCGGTTTACGCTTTAGCGGTTCTCGGGATATTTTTATACGTGGGCTCTGAGGTATGTATGGCAAGGTTCCTCCTGCCTCTTCTTGAAAAGATGGGACTTGAAGAATCCACTGCAACCAAATTCGGCCCTGCATTTTTCTTCCTTATGCTTACTGTCGGCCGTCTGGGCGGGGGTGCTGTACTGAACTTCCTCTCACAGCGTACATTCTTCAGGCTCTCAGCCCTGATGGGTCTTGTCGGGGCATTGATACTTATGTTCGGTGCATCGAATATAGCGGTAATAGGAGTATTGCTTTCAGGCCTTGGTTTTGCTAATATATGGCCAATGCTTTTCTCTATTACAGTAGAGAAGGATCCCGCCCGCGGAAGCGAGCTCAGCGGTCTTATGTGTATGGCAATCTCAGGCGGAGCTCTCGTGCCTCTGCTGATGGGGCAATTTGTTGATATGGGCCTTGGTACTAAGGCATTTATCGTTCCAGTTGTATGCTTTGTGTATCTTCTGGTGCTTTCCCTTGAGAAGGACCAGCCCAAGCAGATTGAACCAGAATCAGCAGCAAGTTCCTGA
- a CDS encoding GH92 family glycosyl hydrolase — MGKIYKNLFLLLFLSVLIFSPAMAGKSQSPIDYVNPLVGSDSAFEFSNGNTYPAIALPWGMNFWTPVTNTDQLNGWCYNYDDYKICGFKQTHQPSPWISDYARFALMPVVGELKVRTEERASWFSHKAETVKPHYYKAYLADYDVTAEITPSQRAAQFRFTFPESDKSYVLLDAFNQGSYVKILPEKRMIIGYCRNNSGGVPDNFHNYFAAVFDKDFEEVSTWSDWKIKKGSSEKKGEHVGAAVRFKTGKGEKVNVKVASSFISLKQAKLNLKREIGNETFSQTRSKAKDIWNKQLNRIRVNGGTEKQYGNFYTALYRTLLFPRKFYEFNEDGKMVHYSPYNGKVLPGYMFTDNGFWDTFRAVFPFFTVMYPELNADIMKGLVNTYKQSGWLPEWASPGHRDCMVGSNSASIIANTYLSGIRGYDIETLYEAILKNSENQHPKLSSVGRLGVDYYNEKGYIPCDVGVNESIARTLEYSYADYTVWKLAEALDKPEEHIKRFRKRAQYYRNVFDKSTNFMRGKKEDGKWQSPFAPEKWGGVFTEGSAWHYTWSVFQDPKGLMNLMGGKKAFAEKLDSVFTTPPKYDASYYGFPIHEIIEMTVVDMGQYAHGNQPIQHMIYLYNYAGQPWKAQKWVREVMDRLYQPRPDGLCGDEDNGQTSAWYVFSALGFYPVCPGSGEFVIGSPIFKEAEMKLENGNIFTVEAEENSKDNIYIQSARLNGRPYSKTYLNYEDIQKGGTISFDMDDEPNKDWGNAPSDAPYSMSEELE; from the coding sequence ATGGGTAAAATTTACAAAAACTTATTTCTGCTGCTCTTTTTGAGCGTTTTAATTTTTAGTCCTGCAATGGCCGGGAAAAGCCAATCACCGATTGATTATGTAAATCCATTGGTTGGTTCGGATTCGGCCTTCGAATTTTCCAACGGCAACACTTATCCTGCTATAGCTCTTCCCTGGGGCATGAATTTCTGGACGCCGGTAACGAATACTGATCAGCTCAACGGCTGGTGCTACAACTACGACGACTATAAGATTTGCGGATTCAAGCAGACCCATCAGCCCAGCCCTTGGATCAGCGACTACGCCCGTTTTGCCCTTATGCCGGTAGTCGGCGAGCTAAAAGTTCGAACGGAAGAGCGCGCGAGCTGGTTTTCTCATAAGGCCGAGACGGTAAAGCCGCACTACTACAAGGCCTATCTGGCCGATTACGATGTAACCGCAGAGATCACACCTTCCCAAAGGGCTGCTCAGTTTCGCTTTACATTCCCCGAATCAGATAAATCCTACGTACTGCTGGATGCCTTCAATCAGGGCTCATACGTAAAGATCCTGCCCGAGAAGCGAATGATCATAGGCTACTGCCGCAACAACAGCGGCGGCGTACCTGATAACTTCCATAACTATTTCGCTGCAGTTTTCGACAAGGATTTTGAAGAAGTTTCCACCTGGAGCGACTGGAAAATCAAAAAGGGCAGCAGTGAGAAGAAGGGCGAACATGTCGGAGCGGCTGTCAGATTCAAAACCGGCAAGGGCGAGAAGGTGAACGTTAAAGTGGCCTCTTCGTTTATCAGCCTTAAGCAGGCAAAGCTGAATCTCAAACGAGAGATAGGCAATGAAACCTTCTCGCAAACCCGCTCAAAAGCAAAGGATATATGGAATAAGCAGTTAAACAGAATCAGGGTAAATGGCGGAACTGAAAAACAGTACGGCAATTTCTACACAGCGCTTTACCGCACTCTGCTTTTCCCGAGGAAGTTCTACGAATTCAATGAAGACGGCAAGATGGTTCATTACAGCCCATACAACGGCAAGGTGCTCCCGGGATATATGTTCACAGACAACGGTTTCTGGGATACATTCCGCGCAGTCTTCCCGTTCTTCACTGTGATGTACCCCGAGCTGAATGCCGATATTATGAAGGGCCTTGTAAACACCTACAAGCAGAGCGGCTGGCTTCCGGAATGGGCAAGCCCGGGACACAGAGACTGCATGGTGGGCTCTAATTCTGCTTCGATAATCGCTAATACCTACCTCAGCGGAATAAGGGGCTACGACATTGAAACTCTCTACGAAGCTATTCTGAAAAATTCCGAAAATCAGCACCCGAAGCTCTCTTCGGTAGGCAGGCTCGGCGTTGACTATTACAACGAAAAGGGTTATATTCCCTGCGATGTAGGTGTAAATGAGAGCATTGCCCGCACGCTTGAATACAGCTATGCCGATTATACTGTCTGGAAGCTTGCAGAGGCTCTGGATAAACCAGAAGAGCATATTAAGCGTTTCCGTAAGAGAGCCCAATACTACAGAAACGTTTTTGATAAAAGCACGAATTTTATGAGAGGCAAAAAAGAAGACGGCAAATGGCAGTCTCCATTCGCTCCTGAGAAATGGGGCGGGGTTTTCACTGAAGGCTCAGCATGGCATTACACGTGGTCTGTTTTTCAGGATCCAAAGGGGCTTATGAATCTGATGGGCGGCAAGAAAGCGTTCGCAGAAAAGCTTGATTCTGTTTTTACAACGCCGCCGAAATACGACGCTTCTTATTACGGCTTCCCGATACACGAGATCATAGAGATGACCGTTGTTGATATGGGTCAGTACGCCCACGGGAATCAGCCAATCCAGCATATGATATACCTCTACAACTATGCCGGCCAGCCATGGAAGGCGCAGAAATGGGTCAGGGAGGTTATGGACAGGCTCTACCAGCCACGCCCGGACGGCCTTTGCGGCGATGAGGATAACGGCCAGACCTCAGCGTGGTATGTATTCTCAGCCCTTGGATTTTATCCGGTATGTCCGGGTTCAGGGGAGTTTGTGATAGGAAGTCCGATTTTCAAGGAGGCTGAAATGAAGCTTGAAAACGGGAATATCTTTACCGTTGAGGCCGAAGAGAACAGCAAAGATAATATATATATTCAATCTGCCCGTTTGAACGGCAGACCGTATTCAAAGACTTACCTGAATTACGAAGACATCCAGAAGGGCGGAACAATATCTTTCGATATGGATGATGAGCCGAACAAAGACTGGGGCAATGCCCCTTCCGATGCCCCTTACTCAATGTCTGAAGAGTTGGAGTAA
- a CDS encoding LamG-like jellyroll fold domain-containing protein — protein sequence MALKKQAVTALLLLYYFCGIAVGGEEWVGGDTAANLILNGSAENDFYGWNYSYGVSIVNDGTEGAHCFELKRDFSDRYQDLRSDEINVTGCGEIMIRFAVMAMDGASSDGQVDVRFSSHNEFLGQEQFAIDAGITEWTYVSHIVSVEEGADVMDVRFLIDESTEGTFLIDDISVYRAPMDFGISSPEHLYVIDFHSKYLNDAKRIALTSLQGILAQNKPELYFIDGGGRYQMYLDDLKNRYGITATRNDYLSFYLDKYKDELAGYVLYDFDDVDSFSAAMSLAGVLRAVPLDISLESDVNRRWPELQMLVDCRGKTEQWVYQNYWHRLNHNAITIQDTDQSSRKFFLRDLGAASKAISWWNSDYSATQQVFESMNPNSSVWGWDNPAAPGELSAVDFHSQNSLFQVPADWMLNLSTFAGMASYEPEIELKHPASDKEYEKKTDVHHVAFMMSDMDNINVVFHPLSHWFDPQYFGQFPMGWGMQASMVEVGPSVMDWWYRKAGDNNSFSAYSGQGYMYPSKFPELDSYSTVLNSYMKKGDLESMVILDNYSDGWDKPLTFSGYKDFAGKYTRFDNLKGLFYVDVQGDYARYDGKILWFDGKPMVATRYTLWDSQQYEGVSRTGEQLANSINQLAADSTSEDGYSFVIVHAWSYGLEQVHNAIQNLDENVRVVTPDEMIDQLYFNTDTAYWPFELDTENRFADNHSYEKFGEPEFVAEDNAKRGISGISFDGDDDCIDFGNQAGSSEWLTAAFWMKSRRLQLQVPVDKLPNDNSGTGWNVKLRETGEVWFRVGSESNNQTIIAPNGYSPGEWVHVACTLNENVGRLYINGELAAERTDIVHSPANTSVPIRIGKPAEAAVEEAFFGILDDVVIYGRPLSHEEIRSLMNEGPCSPYLKGDLNKDCRVNKTDLLQFGKSWLENGEGISADIDQNQSVDLRDFPYLSDGWEK from the coding sequence ATGGCATTAAAAAAGCAAGCGGTTACAGCACTTCTCCTTTTGTATTATTTTTGCGGCATCGCTGTTGGCGGTGAGGAATGGGTGGGCGGTGATACTGCAGCTAATTTGATTCTTAACGGAAGCGCTGAAAATGATTTTTATGGTTGGAATTATTCCTATGGCGTGAGTATAGTTAATGACGGTACCGAAGGAGCTCACTGTTTTGAGCTAAAACGCGATTTCTCAGACCGTTACCAAGACCTTCGCAGCGATGAGATCAATGTTACTGGCTGCGGGGAAATAATGATTCGATTTGCCGTCATGGCAATGGATGGGGCAAGCAGCGACGGGCAAGTTGATGTTCGCTTTTCCAGTCATAATGAATTTTTAGGACAGGAGCAGTTCGCAATTGATGCCGGAATTACTGAATGGACTTATGTTTCGCATATAGTTTCAGTGGAGGAAGGTGCTGATGTTATGGATGTCCGGTTCTTAATTGATGAATCAACCGAGGGAACTTTTCTCATTGATGACATATCTGTTTACCGCGCACCTATGGATTTTGGTATTTCATCTCCCGAGCACCTCTATGTAATTGATTTTCATTCTAAATATCTAAATGATGCCAAACGAATAGCCCTTACTTCATTGCAGGGCATACTTGCGCAGAATAAGCCGGAGTTGTATTTTATAGATGGAGGCGGAAGGTATCAAATGTATCTGGATGACTTGAAAAACAGATATGGCATAACTGCCACCAGAAATGACTACCTGTCTTTTTACCTTGATAAGTACAAAGATGAGCTTGCTGGATACGTGCTTTATGATTTCGATGACGTTGATTCGTTCAGCGCAGCTATGTCTTTGGCGGGAGTGTTGAGGGCTGTACCTCTGGATATCTCGCTTGAAAGCGATGTAAATCGAAGATGGCCGGAGCTGCAAATGCTTGTTGACTGCAGAGGCAAAACAGAGCAATGGGTTTATCAAAATTATTGGCACAGGCTAAACCATAATGCAATAACTATTCAGGATACTGATCAGAGCAGCAGAAAGTTTTTCCTTCGGGATTTGGGAGCAGCTTCCAAGGCAATCTCATGGTGGAACAGCGACTACTCTGCAACCCAGCAGGTGTTTGAATCAATGAACCCTAATTCCTCTGTTTGGGGATGGGATAATCCGGCAGCCCCGGGCGAATTGAGCGCTGTTGATTTTCACAGCCAAAACAGTCTTTTTCAGGTGCCGGCAGACTGGATGCTTAACCTATCCACATTTGCAGGGATGGCCTCTTATGAGCCGGAAATAGAATTGAAACATCCTGCGAGCGATAAGGAGTATGAAAAGAAAACTGATGTTCACCATGTTGCTTTTATGATGAGCGATATGGACAATATCAACGTCGTGTTTCATCCGCTCTCACATTGGTTCGATCCTCAATATTTCGGCCAGTTTCCTATGGGCTGGGGCATGCAGGCTTCTATGGTTGAAGTAGGCCCTTCAGTGATGGATTGGTGGTACCGCAAAGCAGGGGATAATAATTCCTTCTCTGCATACTCAGGACAGGGATATATGTATCCTTCTAAATTCCCAGAGCTCGATAGTTATTCAACCGTACTTAATAGTTATATGAAAAAAGGCGACCTTGAGTCGATGGTGATTTTAGACAATTATTCGGATGGATGGGATAAACCTCTTACATTCAGCGGATACAAGGATTTTGCAGGCAAGTACACCCGCTTTGACAATTTAAAAGGGCTCTTCTATGTTGATGTGCAGGGTGATTACGCCCGCTATGACGGGAAAATACTTTGGTTTGACGGTAAGCCTATGGTAGCCACGAGGTACACTTTATGGGATTCGCAGCAGTATGAAGGAGTCAGCCGAACAGGTGAACAATTGGCAAACAGTATCAATCAGTTAGCGGCAGATTCTACCAGTGAGGATGGTTATAGTTTTGTTATAGTCCACGCATGGAGTTATGGTCTTGAGCAGGTGCATAATGCTATTCAGAATTTGGATGAAAATGTCAGGGTTGTAACACCCGATGAAATGATAGATCAATTGTATTTTAACACCGATACAGCATACTGGCCGTTTGAATTAGATACTGAAAACCGCTTTGCGGATAATCATTCTTACGAAAAGTTCGGCGAGCCTGAATTTGTTGCTGAGGACAATGCCAAAAGAGGTATTAGTGGAATAAGTTTTGACGGCGATGACGACTGCATAGACTTTGGCAATCAAGCCGGCTCATCCGAATGGCTCACAGCAGCCTTCTGGATGAAATCCAGAAGACTCCAGCTTCAGGTTCCCGTTGATAAGCTGCCTAACGATAACAGCGGCACCGGCTGGAATGTTAAATTGCGTGAGACCGGCGAGGTATGGTTCCGCGTTGGCAGTGAATCCAATAATCAAACCATTATCGCACCAAACGGCTATTCGCCGGGTGAGTGGGTGCATGTAGCCTGTACGCTGAATGAAAACGTAGGGCGGCTTTATATAAATGGCGAGCTTGCTGCAGAACGAACTGATATCGTTCATTCGCCGGCGAATACCTCTGTGCCGATTCGAATTGGAAAACCCGCAGAAGCTGCAGTTGAGGAAGCTTTCTTTGGCATACTTGACGATGTGGTTATCTACGGCAGACCGCTTTCCCACGAAGAAATTAGATCTCTTATGAATGAAGGCCCCTGTTCTCCGTATCTTAAGGGTGATTTGAATAAAGACTGCCGGGTGAATAAGACAGATCTTTTGCAGTTTGGGAAAAGCTGGCTGGAAAACGGTGAAGGAATTTCTGCGGATATTGATCAAAATCAAAGCGTTGACCTCAGAGATTTTCCTTATTTGTCTGATGGCTGGGAAAAATAA
- a CDS encoding GH116 family glycosyl-hydrolase encodes MEVKKLACFIVVCVLGAAALAEEIDYGADEVNAMQERRDMVKGGKSDYNYLALKNHKGPSGVPLGGIGTGCFDIAPNGAFTRIALNNTHEAGVLKDVQGSFLAFWNGEDAKLLQRKSVAGMDTIDNVTYTGLFPTIKCDYGNGVTLNAYSGLIPHNIKDSSLPVAWLDVTVKNTTGKDSDFSVAFSWEDVIARGISDYADPSIFNQVSNNAWSLNTVKDKHPEKGLQPMEKPQTRVVPLEVGSFSGLLQYSKKLKPSKMTYQNYNNKTAILAENSSGVKVSFLPEWKVDNPKAWKSFVKSGEFEPDMSQPLSSHGEGAAASAVSIKTHLKAGESKTVRFMLAWFAPEYKIDREKADPVTYFGSADYCRYYHNYFDNIKELVSYAAKNRSRILNKSREWHKPVLDSTMPDWLKFKLINSGYVIYTNSILNKAGDFTVMEGMMGGLAGTMDQRMSSHPFFQKFFTEIDRSEMELFGHTPGSMGQILHFDGHYYIGIASRDGQTPTPEGWMLDNSGSWLVQLAKEYQQTGDLEYIAQFRDEIKGAVAFLKERMLYDLEIPVGYTTYDDFWHPDIYSYTATTYPVFMDAAAVLFEALGENQLAQECRYQKERSVQDAVNYLWNGKYFAYGCDPDGTNRLDDVMFSGQLAGQFVSRYCQWNENFPVEMVKSSIIAQLKTNVGNSVDYYAPKVWDIPAKQAEQGDYGKSTCWPFYLESYTAMAAMQAGFLQDGLDIMKHIQLVHLRNGWTWTQNLWQPDEVTYMTAPVTWFVTDVLAGAGVDVTKNTLYLAPVSMEKQGKVQLPLFYPKFWAVVTLDNNNKTASLKVTKTFGEEKYKIDRLICRPVGKSFAQQKTFDISPVTLKAGKTIDLSEYYNAITDAEIHEPILDKIEVVPFKEYTPAKSLKYPEIKSAQDFFIDSIEVSIASEKGDIYYTLDGSDPKAEGKKYTKPFKVDTETTVLAVASSDGLYSPVQSKTFTKAEPLSPDLENPVRFRYQLYKGYFQKLPDFAFLEPVKSGIAVDSNVKRFRFKDNFAVLYEGSVTIEKDGVYTFSLRSDDGSRLTVGGKVLSNDGVHDATDTKTMTVPLSKGIYSVKVEYFENEGGELLEVKWQPSGSDSKEVSLF; translated from the coding sequence ATGGAAGTGAAAAAATTAGCATGTTTTATTGTTGTCTGCGTTCTTGGAGCTGCTGCTTTGGCTGAAGAGATTGACTACGGGGCAGACGAAGTCAATGCGATGCAGGAACGAAGAGATATGGTTAAGGGCGGGAAGTCTGATTATAATTATTTGGCTTTAAAAAACCACAAAGGGCCGAGCGGTGTGCCGCTGGGCGGTATCGGGACAGGCTGCTTTGATATTGCTCCAAACGGAGCTTTCACTCGTATCGCTCTGAATAATACTCACGAAGCAGGAGTCTTGAAAGATGTGCAGGGCAGTTTCCTGGCTTTCTGGAACGGGGAAGATGCAAAACTCCTGCAGCGTAAAAGCGTTGCCGGTATGGATACGATAGACAACGTTACCTACACAGGGCTTTTCCCAACAATCAAATGCGATTACGGCAATGGTGTTACACTAAACGCCTACTCCGGCCTAATCCCCCACAACATCAAAGATTCCTCGCTGCCTGTTGCATGGCTTGATGTTACTGTGAAAAATACAACCGGCAAAGACAGTGATTTCAGCGTTGCATTCTCATGGGAGGATGTAATTGCCAGAGGCATTTCTGACTACGCTGACCCTTCTATATTCAATCAAGTAAGCAATAACGCGTGGAGCTTGAATACAGTAAAAGACAAGCATCCCGAAAAAGGCTTACAGCCTATGGAAAAACCTCAAACACGAGTAGTCCCGTTGGAAGTAGGCAGTTTTTCAGGGCTCTTGCAGTATTCAAAGAAGCTTAAACCTTCAAAAATGACCTACCAGAACTACAACAACAAAACAGCAATTCTGGCTGAGAACAGTTCTGGTGTAAAAGTAAGCTTTCTTCCCGAATGGAAAGTTGATAATCCAAAAGCGTGGAAATCTTTTGTAAAGTCAGGCGAGTTTGAACCTGATATGAGCCAGCCTCTCTCCTCGCATGGCGAAGGAGCTGCTGCTTCGGCTGTTTCTATAAAAACGCATCTCAAGGCCGGAGAATCCAAAACGGTCCGTTTTATGCTGGCATGGTTTGCTCCCGAATACAAAATTGACCGTGAAAAAGCCGATCCAGTTACTTATTTCGGTTCTGCTGATTACTGCCGGTATTACCATAACTATTTCGATAATATTAAAGAGCTTGTTTCGTATGCAGCGAAAAATCGCTCGAGAATTCTCAACAAATCACGTGAATGGCATAAGCCGGTTCTCGATTCAACTATGCCTGACTGGCTCAAATTCAAGTTGATAAACAGCGGCTACGTTATTTATACAAACTCCATTCTCAACAAAGCTGGAGATTTCACCGTGATGGAGGGTATGATGGGCGGTTTGGCTGGTACTATGGACCAGCGGATGAGCTCGCATCCGTTCTTCCAGAAATTCTTCACAGAAATAGACCGTTCTGAAATGGAGCTGTTCGGTCATACGCCCGGTTCAATGGGGCAAATTCTGCACTTTGACGGCCACTACTACATCGGCATTGCCTCCAGAGACGGCCAAACTCCAACCCCGGAGGGCTGGATGCTTGATAATTCCGGCAGCTGGCTCGTGCAGCTTGCAAAAGAATATCAGCAGACAGGCGATTTAGAATACATAGCCCAGTTCCGTGATGAGATTAAGGGAGCTGTTGCCTTTCTGAAAGAAAGAATGCTCTACGACTTGGAAATACCCGTTGGCTACACGACCTATGACGATTTCTGGCATCCGGATATTTATTCATACACCGCAACAACTTATCCTGTCTTCATGGATGCTGCCGCTGTGCTTTTTGAGGCTCTGGGCGAGAATCAGCTTGCTCAAGAATGCCGTTATCAGAAGGAAAGAAGCGTTCAGGATGCTGTTAATTATTTGTGGAACGGTAAGTATTTTGCCTATGGATGCGATCCTGACGGCACGAACCGCCTTGATGATGTGATGTTCAGCGGGCAGTTGGCAGGCCAGTTTGTTTCTCGTTATTGTCAGTGGAACGAGAATTTCCCTGTTGAGATGGTCAAATCTTCAATTATAGCCCAGCTTAAAACAAATGTTGGTAATTCGGTTGATTATTATGCACCTAAGGTATGGGATATTCCAGCCAAGCAGGCCGAGCAGGGCGATTACGGCAAGTCAACATGCTGGCCGTTTTATCTTGAAAGCTATACTGCTATGGCAGCAATGCAGGCAGGATTTCTGCAGGATGGGCTGGATATTATGAAACACATCCAGCTTGTGCATCTGCGTAACGGCTGGACATGGACGCAAAATCTATGGCAGCCCGATGAGGTTACATATATGACAGCTCCGGTAACATGGTTTGTAACAGATGTGCTGGCTGGAGCAGGCGTTGATGTTACAAAAAATACTCTGTACCTTGCTCCTGTTTCGATGGAAAAGCAGGGCAAGGTGCAGCTCCCGCTGTTCTATCCTAAATTCTGGGCTGTTGTAACGCTTGATAACAATAACAAAACTGCGAGCCTCAAAGTAACCAAAACCTTTGGCGAAGAGAAATATAAAATCGATCGTTTAATCTGTCGTCCTGTTGGAAAGTCGTTTGCTCAGCAGAAGACTTTTGATATTAGCCCTGTAACCCTCAAGGCCGGAAAAACTATCGACTTATCTGAGTATTATAATGCAATTACAGATGCCGAAATACACGAACCTATTCTCGATAAAATTGAAGTAGTACCATTTAAAGAATATACGCCGGCAAAATCATTGAAGTATCCCGAGATAAAATCAGCTCAAGACTTCTTTATTGACAGCATTGAAGTAAGTATTGCTTCTGAGAAGGGCGATATATACTATACACTTGATGGGTCTGACCCAAAAGCTGAAGGTAAAAAATACACGAAACCTTTCAAAGTAGATACCGAGACAACTGTTCTTGCTGTCGCTTCCAGCGACGGTTTGTACAGTCCTGTCCAAAGCAAGACCTTTACCAAGGCCGAGCCTCTCTCTCCGGATCTTGAAAACCCCGTCCGATTCAGATATCAGCTTTATAAGGGGTATTTTCAGAAACTTCCGGACTTTGCATTTCTTGAGCCCGTTAAAAGCGGAATTGCAGTTGACAGCAATGTTAAGAGGTTTAGATTTAAGGACAATTTTGCGGTTCTCTATGAAGGCTCTGTTACGATCGAAAAAGATGGTGTTTATACTTTCAGCCTTCGTTCAGATGACGGCTCACGTTTAACTGTTGGCGGTAAAGTTCTGAGTAATGACGGCGTGCATGACGCCACAGACACAAAGACCATGACTGTTCCTCTAAGTAAAGGTATCTACTCGGTTAAGGTAGAATATTTTGAGAACGAAGGGGGAGAGCTGCTCGAGGTTAAATGGCAGCCATCCGGTTCTGATTCAAAAGAAGTTTCGCTTTTTTAA